Below is a window of Impatiens glandulifera chromosome 2, dImpGla2.1, whole genome shotgun sequence DNA.
tttatttgaccgATCTTCAGCAGAAAAGAGATTTTCATTGCcgcaagaagaagaagaagactataGTTCAATTTGATCAGAACTAAGAAGCAGCAGAAGCAGCAATGGAGATGATAAGGAAAAACGGCGATGGAATGGAACAGAGGCCCAAGACGAAGATCGTCTGCACTCTTGGTCCTTCTTCGAGATCTGTACCTCAGATTGAAAAGCTACTTAGAGCCGGTATGAGTGTTTCTCGTTTCAACTTCTCTCACGGTTCTCATGAATACCATCAGGAAACCCTTGATAACCTCCGTACTGCGATGGAGAATACCGGCATCCTCTGCGCCGTCATGCTCGATACCAAGGTCTTTCTCTACTTTGACTTAATATTAACTATCTATATGTTTAGATTAGACACGATTGATGCATCCGATCTGAGTAATCTTATTATTAACACGAACGATCTACTTAGCATTTTGTGGAATCTAGGATTTTGACTCTTTTTATGTTTGCTAATTAAGTGGTTCTACAATCCAGAAGCATTTGATTTTTGGTTTCATTAAGATTCTTATGAAAATTTCTGTTTAATGTGGGGAATGTAACAGGGACCAGAGATTCGAACTGGGTTTTTGAAAGGTGGAAAAGCCATACAACTGACTTTAGGTCAAGAGATCACTATCAGCACTGACTATAGCATTGAGGGTGATGAGAGCACGATTTCCATGAGTTACAAAAAGTTGGCTGAGGATGTAAAACCAGGGAGTAACATACTTTGTGCTGATGGAACTATTACCTTCTATGTTCTATCTTGTGACAAAGAAAATGGTTTAGTACGATGCCGATGTGAAAACACAGCCATGCTCGGTGAGAGGAAGAATGTTAATCTGCCAGGAGTTGTTGTGGATCTTCCAACTTTGACAGAGAAGGACAGAGTAGACATTTTGGAATGGGGAGTCCCTAACAAGATTGATATGATTGCTTTGTCTTTTGTTCGTAAAGGTTCAGATTTGGTGGAGGTTCGTAAGGCGTTGGGAGTGCATGCCAAGACTATCCTTCTGATGTCAAAGGTTGGTTAAAATCTATTGTAATTTccttaatttattagttttcatGTTGGgtaaaaccaaatacaaatcaGATGGCCTTGACTTATTTTTGAGTTGATAATTACATTATTGTGAACAATGAAAACTAAACATTCATAGAATCAATTGATAGGACTACCTCTCTTAGAAATTGGTGGTATAGAGCTTGTTTGGGTATGATTTGAATAACTAATAGGGTACTTTGATTTATGAGTTAGACTGTTGATTGAATATTGGGTTATCTAGATTTAATTTCAAACAACCCATACCaaatagtgataaaaaaaaatgttgaattatttgaatgtaTTTAGGTTTAATGACTAAAAGATACTTGGTGTTTAGTATTTTAAAAGGATAAAGAATAAAGTTGCAGGATATCTTGTTAATTTCCATATCCATGTTCCAATTTGTCAGGTCGAAAACCAAGAAGGTGTGGCCAATTTTGACGAAATCCTTGCCAATTCAGATGCATTCATGGTTGCTCGAGGTGACTTGGGAATGGAGATTCCaattgagaaaatatttctAGCGCAGAAAGTGATGATCTACAAATGCAACATCCACGGAAAACCCGTCGTGACAGCAACTCAGATGCTCGAATCGATGATAAAATCCCCAAGGCCAACTCGTGCTGAAGCCACCGATGTCGCGAACGCAGTTCTTGACGGAACTGACTGCGTCATGCTCAGCGGTGAAACAGCAGCCGGGGCCTACCCAGAACTAGCAGTCCGAACCATGGCTAGAATCTGCGTTGAAGCAGAAAGCACAATTGATTATGCAGATGTTTTCAAAAGGATAATGGCTAATGCACCTGTTCCAATGAGTCCACTCGAGAGTCTAGCCTCATCTGCTGTCCGAACTGCTTATTCAGCTAAAGCTGCCCTTATTTTGGTTCTTACCCGCGGTGGAAGTACTGCAAAACTGGTGGCAAAGTACAGGGCTGGAATTCCGATCCTGTCTGTGGTTGTGCCTGAGATTACGATTCAGACTGATTCATTTGATTGGTCTTGCAGCGACGAATCTCCCGCAAGGCACAGTCTTATTTTTAGGGGTTTGGTTCCGATTTTATGTGCTGGGTCTGCTAAGGCTTCACACGCAGAGTCGACTGAGGAAGCTTTGGAGTTTGCTCTTCAGCATGCAAAGACCAAGGGGCTTTGTAAAGTTGGGGATGCGGTTGTGGCTCTTCATAGAGTTGGGACTGCTTCTGTTATCAAGATTGTCACGGTTAAGTAAGACAGCGATTGTTGGTTGGTGGTGATGGACGAAAGATTTGTTGGCATTttggatattattttttttgtttcggTTTCATTTTACCTATCTTTAGTTATAATCTGCCTCTGCTGCTGCTACTGCCTTTTGAAGATTCTGAAATGGAATTTAACCACTCTACATTGGCAGAATTTTTGCACTTTATTTACATATCATTGATATTTTTGTCATGTAATCAACTTGTATTTGCTCTTGAACTTGAAAAAGGAGCTTAGGGCATTATggagtattattattattattatggcaACACAATATATGGTtgatttttcataatatatatttgagtttatttatctcttcttctaaATTGAGGTTATGTTAGTTAACTACAACATAGACTTGCTGCAGAAACCAAAAAGAACGAATGAACATGAACAAATATTTTCTCATGAACAAATATTTTCTCAAGAGGGGAAATCCAGCCATAGATAAAAAGAACAACAAAACACCTGTCTTGCAAGATTCTGAATGCCAAACATGATATGTACACTAAGGATCTGTCTCCCAAAAGGAAATGTGGAAGGAAAAAAGTACAAGATTTAGGGCATAAAACGTCGTTAAACAAACATAATCAATTCTCATTACGAGTTCGAGAAGCACTTCCATTCTCATTACGAGTTCGAGAAGCACTTCCAGGTGCtgatgaagaagacgaaggCCAACGTACAGGCATTGTGTATCCACGGCTGATGTCAGCACCTCTATCGAGTTTCGGTTCTTCGAAAGGAAGCTGATACCTACAAACTGGACAAGTGCTGTGAAGTTTCAGCCAAGGGAGAATACACTCGCCATGGAATTTATGCTTACATGGCATTtcctttgcttcttcttttCCGACTTCAAAATCATCCAAACAAATGCAACACTGAAGACATTCTTCGATCTTAACTGTTGGCATCGATTCCACCACCTCTTTTTGAGCTGGTGGAGTTCCATATCGATTCGGGTCATTTTCGGATAAGTGTTGAAGTAACAAGTCTAAGCCTGGTCCTACAAAGTAATCGCCCAATGATCCTGAATTGAAAGAAGTATCTGAATCCAAAGAACCGTTTACTATGATCGAGTGGTCGAACGGATTGATCAAAATTGAATTCTCTTCACTTTCAGCAGCAGCAACAACTTCCCTTTCCCTAATATTCAAATCCAACATCAGATTCCTGTTGTTTTCGTCGTCTGGTTCTGATAAAATCCGCGCTCGAATACGATGAAGGATTTGGAGAATAGTAGCAGTGTACCTCCTTCTCCTTCGGCGGAGCAATTCAATTTCTCTATAGATCTCATTCTCTTGGTAGCCTCCTTCAGCTTCATCATAGTCCTCAGCATCTATTCTTGGTCTGAACCTCCTGCTACGTCGCCCAGGATTGCTCATCATGCCTAGCAAGATCGGATCCCAAAGGGGGATAGGTCGTCGATCAGATTGAGATCCTCCTCCAGCTAAGGAATCCGAGAAATGTCCAAAATCTTCAGTATTCTCTACTACAACTCCCAAGCTTAAGCCTGAGGAGGGTATATCTTCTAGAAATCCCTCATGGCACAATGGGCACTCAACAATCTCAGCTTCAATCCTGACTGGGTCTATAGGCTGTACACATCTGTGACACCAATATCTTGAGACAGCAGCCACTTCTCCATCCATTTCAGTTTGAGTTTCTGCCACAACAAGAATTCAGCATACAACAAGATGGCTCAGAAAATTCACAAAAATGGTTAATCTGAGACAGATCTAGGCAGCGTTGAAAGGAAGCAAGGTCGTATAACAAATAAATGTGAAAGAAAGCAGCATGCATAAGAAACCTAAGAAAGAACAAATTGAAAGTGAGGGAAAGAGTTTACCTTTGAGAATCCAGGCGAAGAACAAGGGTTTCTTCCCTCCTTTTACCTTTCTGTCTCGTCTCTTGAGAAAACAAACAAGGAAAGCAAGCAAGCGGACGATCGAAAGAGACGAGACGGAGGAGGGCTTACTGGAATCGAAACCTCGAGAGGACCCTTTTCTATCCctttccctctcttgatgatctTGAAGGAGATTGGaatctctctcttctctcttctctattctctcttctctctctctcgatcAAAACCTACCTCCCTCCCTCCATAACAATGCCTCTCTTTGCTTGCTTGCAATCAACTGACATTTGTTCAACAATTTCtgtatttattaatcaaattattactttttaaatcatttcattcaaataaaataaaaaatacatataaaaattcatttataactaatataaaataaaataactaaataaaaaagtaaaatataataaaaaacttattaatatcatatttttctaactctctaataaaaacttattagcTCTAAAATAAATCAAGTTATACAAAAAGAACCTCTATTTAtctataataaaatgtattcaaTGAAACATACTGAATTATCtctaaataaaagataaaatttaataatatttattaaaaaaaatctcgaGATTCAAAATGTCATTTCCTTTATTATTAAGGaataaaaactcaataaaaatataatgagaTGCAAAATTTTTGAACACCAATTAAATTTGagcttataaaaaataataatttaaagatgCTCCAATccttaaaaaagaaagaagactTCACGACTGATTTTgagttgtaattatttttatttaaaattgccTAATGTATATTGATAGAAGTAATCTTAAAACATTtctcaattattatatatatacatagacAATATTTAGGGCTACAAGATGTCAATGGGCCAAGTCTATATTAGTGGGATGAATGACAcgataaatatgattaatattcaatatttacCTAATTAAGATGAGAAAAGGGTAatcttttataagaaaattttaatcttttttattaaaattgttgaCAAAGACATCAttacaattaatttatcacttaaaaaagaaagaagcaaccataaaacaaaattattaagttGAAAGGAGATGCTATGAGTGTCAGTctaaaactttaaattaaaaaaaaaaaaaaaatttcaacttCAATTCCTCAtttgaaaattcatttttaagtaACAGATTTGCCCCCAACAACaactttgttttatttgaattcatTAGCATTTTCTTTAGTTTGCCCTTTCTTGTCACTTTGAAAAATCTTGTGGTCCCATTTTTCTCGGTTTCTCATCTTCCATTATTCTTCAAACCCTAGCAAACCCTAATGTTTGCGAAAAAACAAAAGATGTAGTGAAAGTTAAGGTGTACAAAGGCTGGCTTTCATTGAAATTTCTGAAATAATTGGCCAAGTTTAGTACAACCAACACTAAGAATGAATCTTCAACAAATACAACTACAAAATGAGGGCAAAATTCTAATAATCTCATCAAACACTCTGAAACTTGTCAAACACATTCTCCTGAAACAAacatagaaaaacaaaaaagattATGTTAGAAGCAAACCCGAATGAAATGTGCTCGATCTAATGCTATAATTACTTACCTCACTACTACCAAGAGGAGATTTGCCCAAAGGTGGCTTCCTCTGAGAACCTCCATCACCACTAGAGACCACAACCGACAGTCCTTCATTTAAGCCATTTGTGCCACTCTAAAGACCAGAGGAGGAAGAACATAACTAACcattatttttataccaaattttaagaataatgtAAGTTTAAGAATAAAACATAGTATGCATACCACCACTGATGAATTATTAACATCTTCAAAGAGGGAAGAATAATAAGCTGGATCGTAGACAGACCCTCCTAGAGCATCATCTGAACCAGATGTATGTCTACCTATAACAGGGGTTGCAGGACTAAGAAAACTATTTCGAACATCAAATTCACCATCAGCTCGATCTACACTAGAAACACCCAATCTATACACTTGAACCCATAAAAATGATGAAGACAGCCTAACAAACAATCCAATAATCTGCATCAATAAGGTCAGCTTCACTGAAAATACAGCAAGGACCCCATAAATTTCAGAAGATATGTTCCTGCAAACTCAAGCATACAAACAAACTTCACAATCCAATCAGAGACACCTTACAAGCAGAACATAGCAAACTTACCAAATGTCATGAGCAAAGAGCGTGAACCAGACTACATCGAGTATGATTGAGAAGAACAGAAGAACAGCATAGGTTCTGCATAGGGTTTGACTGCTACTTTCAATTGCAACAAGTGCAAATAGTCCAATTGCTAAATTGATCAACGCAACTCCGTTATACAATGCTCCAACAGATCCAACCAATGCACAACCAATCTAAAAGTTGAATTATCCACACAGTAATCAGAGAGGACATATAAGGAAACgatattatattcttataagATAAGAGAAAGAGATGCATACTTGAATGTAAATGAGAATCACGGCAAGGGATTGAATCCTATCATAATCACGAAGCCAAGACTGTATACGACTTCTCAAATCAGAACAAAGCATCATATACAAGATCGAATGGACTGGCCAGATCGCAAACCGGTAGAAGAAAATCTAAGATTAGCAAGATACGTACAAATATGAAGGCGGGTAAAGGGAAAGAGAAAAACTTTTACATTGATACCATCAGAACGGAAGGTTTGAAATGAAGCGGGATTTGCTGCTGATGCTTATTGCCCCGAGATTCTGTCATACGTAGCACATATTGACACTGATGGTTTTTACCTGGGCGTGATCGCAGTCTGAGCTGTGAAGGAAGAAAGAAACAGAGATGGAGACAAAGAAGAGATCTTTTTCTTGAaatttctttccttttcttcTTAAATCTATAGTGAGCCCAACAGATAGTTCAAGAGgaaaaacaagaacaagaacaagattGATGATGATCCCATGTACCCTTCTTTTTCTCGGGTGCCCTTGTTTAAATTGACCacttccttttatttttttacctttactttttggcatttttttatcaaataggTTTAAGTTAAAATTGGTTAGCTGCAATTAATTTTcctctaaaataataaaaaaataaaatatagaattataaatttgaatttttttattgggatttcaatattttttttgcatttCAAAATTTAGGACTCATTAGGGTTAAAGTTAAACAAGATGAGTACGAGTTACTCGTTAACTTACACACATCAATTATTCATGTTTCGTGTTTCAAGACAGGTCTAATGGGAGTTCATAAGTCAATGTTTGAAGCGTGAAGATGTTAAGCACGCCAAAAGGCTCATGCTGTAAAATCGATTGGAACGAAAACGTCTCCACGAGCGTAACAAAAGTCCGAGCTTTAGCCTCTGTCCCAATCGACACTGATTCACACCACAAGCCGATTAGTAGACCGACTATAACCGTTCCACATTTGATCGTGATGGATCCCCAACCCCATCCACTTCCCTCCCGTTTTGCGTTTTGTTTAACGTTTTCAAACACAATTTCCATGAAATCAATAGTCAAAACCTTCTGtttagataattaaattagtgacattgaTTAATTGTACCATATCCGAGGGTATTGCCAACCCATTTGCCCCTCCCGTTTTGTTTTAATGATGTCAAACACAATTTAAGTGAAATCGGTAGTCAaaacctttttttatatataaaaaaagttcacatatattaaaaatgaaaaaaattgtttaagcataaaaaaatcatgacacgaaaaaaaaaatatttaaaaagttaccGAGCTCGTAAATCTTCGAGAAGACGATTAACTTCCCAAGAGACTCTACTGGTTTTCCTGAAcgaatctaaaaaataataataatagtactATGAATGGTACGCATTAGACGACTATGATAattaaaagttcgacgatttctctcaaatCAGATAGTTCACAAAAGAATAATTAGGATGATAATCCAAATAAGTAGGCACATATCagccgcatcaatccaaacaTCCCAACAACTACCTAAAACTCGGACATCACTCAATAAAACTCAATAAATCTCagtaatacttcacaaaagacTTCAATTATTATTAGTCACCCGCGACAATACAAAAGTAgatgagttgtcgattcaacctcTTCTTAATCAAAACCTTTCTTCACGaatttgatagttaaattagtgatattatttttttataaattgtaaataaataaataaaagttaaatcaCCATTTGACAACAATTCGATCATTTAAAAATGGTaaataatcattattaaaaCGATTTATTCTTCTCAAAATTTTGGGCTTTGGTAAGTAAATTGGTTGTGCATACCTAGCGGCGAGAGGAAAAAGACATTAGCAGGTACATACAGGGGGAAAAAGGAGAAGGCGATAGAGATCAAGAAAACCAACAATAGATGGGAGAGGAAGCATCTGATTCTCCGAATCTTGAAGGAGAACCATCGCAGCTGCACGAGACGGCGGCCAATTCATCAGCATCATCATGGTACTCATATGTCTCCGAGGATCTGCCGCGAACTGTACAGGAGTCCACTGACACGGCCGTTCGCTCTGCTCGAACTTTCCGAGATAACTCATCCACTCATCTTCGTTCCCTCCAAGTACTCCTCTCCGTCTCTCTCGTTTTCTATGCTTTCCATGTGCTTATCCTGTCATGTGGTCACCGGATTGTGATGAAAGCTCATTGAATCGGTTATATGGTTCTAATCATAGAAAATGGGATCATTTTTCATGCCAATTACCAATGTGACTGTACGCAGAGAGTGTTATTTAACTTAGACATTTACCTAATGGTTTGATTGCTATTCAAATTTTTATCACAAAAGTAAAGCAAAGATGAATTTATTCATCTCCCTCGTGGTGCAGGATTGGATACCAGAGCTTAGATCCCATTATAGGGAATATGAAGATGCATTTTTCAAAACAGTCAAAGGTGAATTTCTAAATCATGTAATTTGAACCATATACGGTCCTGCTGTAGATCTCTGTTagattttctaattatatagaAAATGAAGTTAAAAAGTTCTTGGtcttctaatttcaatttacTGATGTAGagaatgttgattttttttggcATAATAGATGAGTTGATTACTGCAAAAGAGAATCCACTTGCAACTGGGGTTGCAGTTGGGGCAGCTAGTATCTTCCTTTTGCGAGGTATGAGTTCATAGTTTTTATTACTAATCACTATGTTTGAAGATTATATGCTCAATTATGGTGTTATTTGATGTTTTGAGTGGTGTTTCTATTGATGCCTAAGTGAgatgatttttgtttcattGACCTAGTTTCCTTAGAAGTTCATCTTTGTCTCCTTGCTTTTCCTTTTGGGTTGTAACAAAAAGGATTTTTGTGAAGAAGACAAGGCTGAAGATGTCACTCCAAGGCTCAGGACCTGCAGGATATTTTCCTTTTTATAATACTGAAAGTTCCTTAAGAAGACAAGTTTGGTACTTGATTTAGCACAGCTTCTTATTTTAGTAACACTCTGTAAGATCTCAATACTCTGGGATGGGTATTTATCCATGTTCTTATCTTTATGATGCT
It encodes the following:
- the LOC124926801 gene encoding uncharacterized protein LOC124926801 isoform X2, encoding MMLCSDLRSRIQSWLRDYDRIQSLAVILIYIQIGCALVGSVGALYNGVALINLAIGLFALVAIESSSQTLCRTYAVLLFFSIILDVVWFTLFAHDIWNISSEIYGVLAVFSVKLTLLMQIIGLFVRLSSSFLWVQVYRLGVSSVDRADGEFDVRNSFLSPATPVIGRHTSGSDDALGGSVYDPAYYSSLFEDVNNSSVVSGTNGLNEGLSVVVSSGDGGSQRKPPLGKSPLGSSEENVFDKFQSV
- the LOC124926356 gene encoding E3 ubiquitin-protein ligase SIRP1-like — its product is MDGEVAAVSRYWCHRCVQPIDPVRIEAEIVECPLCHEGFLEDIPSSGLSLGVVVENTEDFGHFSDSLAGGGSQSDRRPIPLWDPILLGMMSNPGRRSRRFRPRIDAEDYDEAEGGYQENEIYREIELLRRRRRRYTATILQILHRIRARILSEPDDENNRNLMLDLNIREREVVAAAESEENSILINPFDHSIIVNGSLDSDTSFNSGSLGDYFVGPGLDLLLQHLSENDPNRYGTPPAQKEVVESMPTVKIEECLQCCICLDDFEVGKEEAKEMPCKHKFHGECILPWLKLHSTCPVCRYQLPFEEPKLDRGADISRGYTMPVRWPSSSSSAPGSASRTRNENGSASRTRNEN
- the LOC124925604 gene encoding pyruvate kinase, cytosolic isozyme-like, encoding MEMIRKNGDGMEQRPKTKIVCTLGPSSRSVPQIEKLLRAGMSVSRFNFSHGSHEYHQETLDNLRTAMENTGILCAVMLDTKGPEIRTGFLKGGKAIQLTLGQEITISTDYSIEGDESTISMSYKKLAEDVKPGSNILCADGTITFYVLSCDKENGLVRCRCENTAMLGERKNVNLPGVVVDLPTLTEKDRVDILEWGVPNKIDMIALSFVRKGSDLVEVRKALGVHAKTILLMSKVENQEGVANFDEILANSDAFMVARGDLGMEIPIEKIFLAQKVMIYKCNIHGKPVVTATQMLESMIKSPRPTRAEATDVANAVLDGTDCVMLSGETAAGAYPELAVRTMARICVEAESTIDYADVFKRIMANAPVPMSPLESLASSAVRTAYSAKAALILVLTRGGSTAKLVAKYRAGIPILSVVVPEITIQTDSFDWSCSDESPARHSLIFRGLVPILCAGSAKASHAESTEEALEFALQHAKTKGLCKVGDAVVALHRVGTASVIKIVTVK
- the LOC124926801 gene encoding uncharacterized protein LOC124926801 isoform X1, which encodes MMLCSDLRSRIQSWLRDYDRIQSLAVILIYIQIGCALVGSVGALYNGVALINLAIGLFALVAIESSSQTLCRTYAVLLFFSIILDVVWFTLFAHDIWNISSEIYGVLAVFSVKLTLLMQIIGLFVRLSSSFLWVQVYRLGVSSVDRADGEFDVRNSFLSPATPVIGRHTSGSDDALGGSVYDPAYYSSLFEDVNNSSVVSGTNGLNEGLSVVVSSGDGGSQRKPPLGKSPLGSSEVSNYSIRSSTFHSGLLLT